Part of the Bacillus sp. N1-1 genome, TCCTTACTAGCTAACCTGATTTCTAATTGTGCCTTTGGATCCACAAATGGATTTATTGAGAATTCCGGAACATTTATCGCAATCTCGACTAGGTGATCCTCAATTGTACTCCGCTTGAGCCTTCGAGTATGAGCAATTTGTTCAATCGTCATTCCGTCTTCAAGAAGCTTAAAAGTTTGCTTTGTTGATAAAGTTAATGGCAACTGCCCGCTTGCTCCCTCTATCATTGAAGCAAGAATCGGGTATTGCACTGAATTGTGCTGAATCTGGAAGAGTAAACCATGAATAACACCTTGAAAACAGATTATTGCTTCTTCATAACTTATCTTATGCAAATCCGCTAGTTGATGAACGGTCAACCCCGTTCTCCCTTCGCCGCTTAGTCTCATAACAAAAAAAGAAGCATGGGGATTTGGTAGTTTTTGAAGATGCGATCGAATTTCCTGAAATAGTTCTTCTGCGAGAAGTACTCTCTTTTCTTTCTTGACTGGAAAATGCTTTTTCACCCAATTTTGTATTTCTTCATCTTTACTGATTGGGTAAAAATTCATGTTGCCATGAATTGAATAAGAAAGGCTCTGCATGAATAAACTAAGCCGCTGCCAAAATAGTTCACTTACTTGATGGTACTGCCAACCAGATAAATAATCCGGTATTGGTTTCGTGACTAAAAAGGTACTTAAAGCCTCTTTTCCGTCTGAAGTGATTTGATATCCTTCGTTTTGATTCGATTGAATCAAGTGCGTCTCAAGTAATGTCAAAACGTGCTGTTCAAGTTTTGACCGCTTTAATTTCTTTAAAATCCCAAAGAAACTCCCTACTTTAAAAAGCTTCCCATCTTGTATGGTTTGAGAAGATTTCTTTCCAGTTAGAAGATGGTATACGGCAGATAGTGAACGTTCTCCCTTAAACCGGTCAAAAATATATAATAGCACACCGTCGAAATATTTCATGAATCCACCACCTATTTCCTTCTCCATTATTGTATCAAATTTTTTCATCTGTTTACTTATTTTAAAACCGGGTAACATTCATTTAGATGCTAATAAAAGGATTAAACTATTGAAAAGTCAAGGCATCACCTTTACAATAAGATTATTAAAAACTTTCATTTACGAATAAAAGGACGATGAAAGGCATATAGAAGTATTGAATAGGAGGTTAAATCATGGCTAAGTATACTATTGTAGATAAAGACACATGTATTGCCTGCGGAGCTTGTGGCGCAGCCGCACCCGATATTTATGATTATGACGATGAAGGTATCGCTTTTGTAACACTTGATGACAACGAAGGTATCGTTGAAATCCCAGAAGTGCTTCATGAAGATATGATGGATGCGTTTGAGGGTTGTCCTACTGATTCAATCAAAATTGCTGATGAGTCATTTGATGGAGACGCAACAAAATTTGAATAGCTCCCATTAGAAATCCCTGGTTTTTTAAATCAGGGATTTTTTATTATTTTTAAAAAGAAATGTTATTGTTGAAATTGACACTTTAGTGCTTTCATGGTAAAAAGTAAGGTATTGAGTTTTCTAAAAAATGAGAAGAGATAGACAAAGGGAGTGGAGAAGTTGGCTTACGTTCTAGTAACTGATGGTATTAAGGAAGATGGTTTACAGCCACTGTTAAATGAAAGCACGCTCACATGTGACATTGGATCTTTACATGATTTCAGTGATCGTCTTGATCAGTATGAAGCTTTGCTTGTAAGAAGCGCTACAAAAGTAACCGCAGAAGTGCTTGATCAAATGCCTGCATTACGGATTGTTGCAAGAGCCGGTGTTGGGGTAGATAACATTGATATTGATGCTGCCACAAAGCGAGGCGTTATTGTCGTCAACGCTCCAGATGGCAATACGATTTCCACGACAGAACATACTTTTGCAATGATGGCTTCTTTAGCTCGCAACATTCCTCAGGGAACATCCTCCTTAAAAAGTGGCAAATGGATGAGAAAACAATATGTCGGAACCGAACTTAATGGAAAAACACTAGGGATTGTTGGTATGGGACGTATTGGTACTGAACTTTCTAGAAGAGCTAGAGCCTTTGGGATGGATGTGGTCGTTTTTGATCCATTTTTAACGAACGATCGAGCTGAAAAATTAGATGTTCAGTCTGTTGAATTTAATCACTTGCTAGCCGCTGCAGATATTATTACCGTTCACACACCACTAACTGAAAAAACACGCGGTCTTTTAAACGAAGAAACGCTCGCGAAAACAAAAAAAGGCGTTTTCTTAATAAACTGTGCTCGTGGTGGCATTATTGATGAGGAGGCACTTATCCCATATCTTGATTCAGGACATATTGGTGGCGTAGCACTTGATGTTTTTGTAGCTGAACCTCCAGAGGAGGATCATCCCCTCCTTCGTTATGATCAAGTGATTGCCACTCCACACCTTGGAGCGTCTACGAAAGAAGCACAGCTTAACGTAGCTGCTCAAGTAGCGGAAGAAGTCCTTCATTTTCTAAAAGAAAAACCAATTCGAAACGCAATCAACTTACCTGGTTTTTCAAAGGAAGAATACGAAAAGATTAAACCTTATTATGAACTTACCCGTAAAATGGGAAGTATTCTTTCACAATGTATGAAATCAGCTGCCAATTTGGTTGACGTAACGTATGCTGGTAAGTTGACTGAATTGGACACCGCTATCTTAACAAGAAACTTGATGGCATCCTTCCTAAAATCAAGACTAGATACAACTGTAAATGAAGTAAATGCACCTTCGATTGCTAGAGAAAGAGGCATTACTTATGGTGAAAAGCATAGTTCTGAAACACATGGATACTCGAACCTTATTTCAGTTTCGGTACAAGGAGACAAAGAAGCCTTCTCCCTTCAAGGTACCTACATTAAAGAATATGGCGACCGAATTACGCAATTAAACGGGTTCGATATTGACTTCCATCCTCAAGGCCATCTTCTCTATATTCAACATAACGATCGTCCAGGCGTTATTGGTAATGTAGGGAAAGTACTTGGTGAACACCGTATTAATATTGCCACGATGCAAGTTGGTAGAAAAACGGCTGGGGGCGAAGCGATTATGATGTTATCATTTGATGCGCCATTGCCTAAAAATATAGAGGAAACACTAGAAGATGTTCAGGATATTGTGAAAGTCGAGCAAATTGGTGGTGTTTAAACATCTAAAAAAGGAACAAGAGCATTTTTGCTCTCGTTCCTTTTTTTTATAAGTTAATTGGTTTACGTTCTCCCTTTTCAAATGTCATCAGTTTCGAATAACCGACGGATTTGGCAAGTGCTACGGCCTGATTATAGTCTGCACCGACGTCTGTAGGTACGTGAGCATCAGAAGAAAGAACGATTGGGATATCCTTTTCATAGCACATTCTTAGAAGCTCTGGATCAGGATAGAGCTCACCTACCGGCTTTCTTAAACCTGCTGTACTAATTTCAACACATGTTTTTGATTGAGATAAAGCGTTCGTGGCCCGATCATATTGTTCAAGTAGAAAGTCACGACTTTCAGGTTTATATTTAAAGATTTTTACTAGATCGAGATGGCCGACAATATCAAATAAATTGGATTCTGCTAGCGTAACGACTTGATCAAAGTATTTACGGTAGACGGTGTTAATATCTTTTTCGTCCCAGAGATGACGATATTCCGCTAAATCAATCCCAAAATCTTCTACCCAATGAATCGATCCGATCACGTAATCAAACTGATAACCAGAAATAAATTCTTTCATCTCTTGGTGTTTTCCGGGGGTGTAGTCCATCTCAATTGACATCTTAACGTCCATCCCCTTCTCTTCTGCTTGTTGGAAGAGATGAACATAGTCTTCCATGTTATACCATCTGCGTTCATTGACCCATGGATTACTTAAAATGTTCTGCGTTTCATAAAAATGATAAGCATGCTCGGAAATACCAAAATGACTCACATTTTTTCGCTTCGCTTCTTCAACGAACTGAGATAAATAATCAAGAGTTAACGTTCCCTTTTCAAGGTGATTGTGATAATCCGTGTACACAGCTACAGCTCCTTTTATCGAACTAGTTTGACACTTCCCGTCATTATTGTAACGTATTAACGGGACGAAAGGATACCTCTATCGCTTTCTTTTCTATCAATCATTTTTTCCTTCACCGGAAGAAGCCTCCATTTTTCCGGAGACTTCTTATGTCTACATCAATTCGACAATATGCGAGCGGTGCCTGTCACTCAACCTTTTCTGGTATGAAGAAGGAGAATGTCGTGCCTTCTCCGCTTTTGCTGTGGACGGAAATATGACCTAAATGAGATTCTACAATGTTGCGAGCAATTGCAAGACCAAGCCCTGTGCCTGATCTTCCTCTTGTACGGGCTTTATCTGCCTTATAGAAGCGTTCAAATACAAACGGAAGATCATCCTCCGGAATACCTGATCCTGTGTCTGTCACATCAAATTGCACACCTTTTTCAAGTGAAGTGATCAGTAAGCTCACTTCACCTCCACCTGGGGTATGTCTAACTGCATTATCCAATAAATTGGTTAAAACTTGTTCGATTCTATCCGGGTCAATCATCAACATTCGATCTTGATTTGATACAAGGAACTTTAAGTTCACTTCTCGATCTCG contains:
- a CDS encoding histidinol-phosphatase encodes the protein MYTDYHNHLEKGTLTLDYLSQFVEEAKRKNVSHFGISEHAYHFYETQNILSNPWVNERRWYNMEDYVHLFQQAEEKGMDVKMSIEMDYTPGKHQEMKEFISGYQFDYVIGSIHWVEDFGIDLAEYRHLWDEKDINTVYRKYFDQVVTLAESNLFDIVGHLDLVKIFKYKPESRDFLLEQYDRATNALSQSKTCVEISTAGLRKPVGELYPDPELLRMCYEKDIPIVLSSDAHVPTDVGADYNQAVALAKSVGYSKLMTFEKGERKPINL
- a CDS encoding helix-turn-helix domain-containing protein, which encodes MKYFDGVLLYIFDRFKGERSLSAVYHLLTGKKSSQTIQDGKLFKVGSFFGILKKLKRSKLEQHVLTLLETHLIQSNQNEGYQITSDGKEALSTFLVTKPIPDYLSGWQYHQVSELFWQRLSLFMQSLSYSIHGNMNFYPISKDEEIQNWVKKHFPVKKEKRVLLAEELFQEIRSHLQKLPNPHASFFVMRLSGEGRTGLTVHQLADLHKISYEEAIICFQGVIHGLLFQIQHNSVQYPILASMIEGASGQLPLTLSTKQTFKLLEDGMTIEQIAHTRRLKRSTIEDHLVEIAINVPEFSINPFVDPKAQLEIRLASKEINSQRLKLIKDYVNDQYSYFEIRLTLCKEGI
- the serA gene encoding phosphoglycerate dehydrogenase, yielding MAYVLVTDGIKEDGLQPLLNESTLTCDIGSLHDFSDRLDQYEALLVRSATKVTAEVLDQMPALRIVARAGVGVDNIDIDAATKRGVIVVNAPDGNTISTTEHTFAMMASLARNIPQGTSSLKSGKWMRKQYVGTELNGKTLGIVGMGRIGTELSRRARAFGMDVVVFDPFLTNDRAEKLDVQSVEFNHLLAAADIITVHTPLTEKTRGLLNEETLAKTKKGVFLINCARGGIIDEEALIPYLDSGHIGGVALDVFVAEPPEEDHPLLRYDQVIATPHLGASTKEAQLNVAAQVAEEVLHFLKEKPIRNAINLPGFSKEEYEKIKPYYELTRKMGSILSQCMKSAANLVDVTYAGKLTELDTAILTRNLMASFLKSRLDTTVNEVNAPSIARERGITYGEKHSSETHGYSNLISVSVQGDKEAFSLQGTYIKEYGDRITQLNGFDIDFHPQGHLLYIQHNDRPGVIGNVGKVLGEHRINIATMQVGRKTAGGEAIMMLSFDAPLPKNIEETLEDVQDIVKVEQIGGV
- a CDS encoding ferredoxin, which produces MAKYTIVDKDTCIACGACGAAAPDIYDYDDEGIAFVTLDDNEGIVEIPEVLHEDMMDAFEGCPTDSIKIADESFDGDATKFE